One segment of Ziziphus jujuba cultivar Dongzao chromosome 12, ASM3175591v1 DNA contains the following:
- the LOC125418690 gene encoding protein KNATM, with protein MEDNNSGENSVADTGEEDKQVLKRMISEHPLFGMLIETHINCLKVGLGEVEDQVGITSSPHQYSNTNLLDAATIIPNSSDLDKFMEAYCIALNKLKEAMEKPVKETTSFIKDMYAELKGLTVTSEADEPLVLNDK; from the exons ATGGAAGATAATAACAGTGGAGAGAATAGTGTTGCTGATACTGGTGAGGAAGATAAGCAAGTTTTAAAGAGAATGATTTCAGAACATCCTTTGTTTGGGATGTTGATTGAGACGCACATCAACTGTTTGAAG GTGGGGTTGGGTGAAGTTGAAGATCAGGTTGGCATAACAAGTTCACCGCACCAATATTCCAATACCAACCTCCTTGATGCTGCTACTATCATTCCCAATTCTTCAGACCTTGACAAATTCATG GAAGCATATTGTATTGCTCTAAACAAGCTTAAAGAAGCCATGGAGAAACCTGTGAAGGAGACAACGTCCTTCATCAAGGACATGTATGCTGAACTGAAGGGGCTCACTGTCACAAGTGAAGCAGACGAACCTCTTGTTcttaatgacaaataa